AGAGTAAAAGAGTATTTATATAAAAGAGTAAAAGAGTAAAAGATGAATATATGGGGGGAAGAATAAATGAATATAATATCAATTGTAAATCAAAAAGGGGGAGTCGCCAAGACTACTACTGCAATTAATTTAGCTTCTTCATTAGTAGAACTAAACAAAAAAGTTTTAGTTGTTGATATGGATCCACAAGCTAATATGACTCAGGGACTAGGTTTTGAAAATAACAATAAAACAACCGTCTATGAAATTTTAACTAATAAATTAGCTTTAAATGAAGGTATTTATTCTACTGATATTAATGGATTAGATATTGTAGCTTCTGACATTAAATTAGCTAATGCAGAACTGGAACTATCTGGAGAGTTGGGCAGGGAAACCCTATTAAGGGAATCTTTACAAAAATCTGAGAATCTAGATTATGATTACATAATTATAGACTGTAACCCTAGTCTAGGACTTTTAACTGTTAATGCTCTTGTAGCCTGTAGAGAAACTATTATCCCTGTAGAACCATCTATTTTTAGTTTAGAAGGTATAGAACAATTAATTAATGTAATTAAAACAATTAAAAGAAAACTCAATGAACGCCTTAATATTAAAAGCGTATTATTAACTAGAGTAGATGGTAGAACTAATATAGCTGATGAATTTTTAAATGAACTAAAAAATATATTTGGAAATAAAGTATTTGATACTATCATTCACCAAAATGTAAAAATTGCAGAAGCTCAAACAAAGTCTACTCCAATTAATATATATGATAAAAATGCAAGAGGAGCTAAAGAATATAAATCCCTAGCTAAGGAGCTGATTAATTTTGAATCAAATTAAGGATAAAAGTAAAGGGATTTTAGATGGTCTAAATGAAATTAATGAAATGGAAGAAAACCAAAAAAACAAAAGAAAAAAAGAAGAAAAAACTACAAAAACTAAAAATAATAAAAACACAAAAAGCAATCAAGATGAATCAAAAATAATAAAAAAGAAGCGTTCTTTTATGCTTAAAGAAAATCAAATAGAAAAACTTTATATGATGAAAGCTAAAGATAGAAATAAAACTTTAAGTGAAATCGTAGGAAAAGCTATAGATTTATTTTATGAGAAAAACTTTTAGATTCAAGAATAAAAGAGTATTTATATAAAAGAATAAAAGAGTAAATATAGAAAAGAGTATAAGAATTTTAGAGTAAAAGAATAAATTAATTAGCAATAATGAGATATCTCTATGTAAAATAAAATAAACCGCCTAAAAGGCGGTTGAATTTTATTTTTGACATTTTAGTTATTTTAATGTAAAATAAAAAGTAGAAATAAATACATTTATCATATTCTTTTACATAAAAAGTAATGACTCGGTGCAACTCCACCGAGTCAACAATCAGGTCCTAGGGAGGCCACCCACAGGACCAATCCGATTTATATTCTATGTTTATTATAGGATATAAGCAGGATCTTGTCAAGTAAAAAGTCTTGGAAATAACCTGATAAATATTACCAAACAAAGGCCTCCCTAGAATAAACAGCAGGGAGGTTTTCTCAATGTCAAATTATTTTAAAGAAAAAGTCAACAAATTTATTGATAAAGATATAAATAATACTGAAACTCCAAAAAAACCAGAAATATCTCAGACTAATGACATCATTATCGAACAGAAAAATGATATGGCCTGTTTCCAAAAACCAGTTCTAATTCCCCGTCATATCTATGAAGAAAAGATGAATAAGTTCACCTGTAAAGCTATGTACTCATCATTATATGTACTTATGAAATACTGTAATAGCAACGGAGTAGTCTCTAATCAAACCACTAAAGATTTAGCCAGATACTATGATTATAAAGACTGTCGAAATATCAGATCTGGACTTAGTAAGCTTGAAGACATTAATATTATCACAATAAATAAAAATACACGGCCATTTACATATCAGATTAATGATTATCACTTTGAACAAGGTGGGTTTGTAGTTCCAGAACAATATATGCAATCTTACATAAAAAATACAAAATTAAAAAAGTTGCGCTTAGAATGGTATTATATGCTAAGAAATCTCCATTCCCCTTTAAATAAAACTAAGTTTAATTTAAGACTGGACAACCTCAAAAAAGTCATCAATGCTGATTCCTATAATGAAGTCGTTAATTTAGCTAATGATCTTAAAAACAAATTCTTTAATACAGTAGATACTATTATCACCGGAGCTAAAAAAGGCAGTAATAAACTCAAAACTAAAATTAATAATATAACCTTAGGTATTCTGGAAACGTCTCAAAAACAAATTAAGAATATTAAACAGCATTTCAAATTTAATGATATTAAATACATATTTGAAGAATTAGATATTAAACCTACATTATCTCATTTTAAAGAAGCATTCAATTTAATCGACCAATATGCTGAAATATGTCTATTAGCTGTCAAAGACAACTGTACAGCCAATAGATTCAAAAGTAATCATAATTCTATTGGTTATTTTGAATGGATGCTTCAGTTAGCTCAAGATGGTGGTATACAACCACAATATTAGTTTATACACCTTACTATTATCAGTTTCTATACTCTTTATAGGGACAGCTATGCCTTCATTTATCTATCTTTAATCATTATTTTCTACTTAAAGCTCATTAATTAAATTTAACCCATATATTCCATCAATTTCACAATTATAATTTTTAAATTTAAATTAAAGTGGATAGATTTCCAAATATAATTTCTAATAATATGGATAGTTTTCGAATTTAATTTATATTAAGTAGATACTTTTCAAAACTGAACTGGATAAATTTCTAAAAAATAAAATATTGACTAAGCTAGTCATGACAAGGATAGTAAGCTATCTATTTTTATTATAAAAATGTTATAAATTGTTTTAATTATAAATACTAGCAGAAAAACTGCTAAAGATTAATATCAAAATAAAAAAGACTCCAAATTAGGAGCCAGTAAAAAAATTATTTGAACACTTCTATCAATTTATGCCAAACACCTTGTTCTTTTTTATCTTCTCTTTTTTGTTTTTTCTGCATTCGTCTAATGTTTCTCATAAGTTTTCTATCTCGTTGATTAATCCAATGTCTATGTTCTTTTTGTTCTTCTTTGATTGTTTTAGGAATCGAGGCAACAGTTTCTTCAACTGATTTTTTAACTTGATTTAAACCGTCATTTACGGTATCATCTAATTTTTCTGTTTCTTTTTTAATTTCATTTTTAATTACTTCTCTTTGTTTACTAATTGTTTTTTTAATAATTTCCTTTTGGGTTTCTAAAAATACTTCTTTAATTTCTTGTTTAAGATCATTTATGTCCATTTTTCTTTCTGTTTCTACCACTTCCTGAATTACTTCTGCCTGATCACTAAATTCATTTTCTGATATAAACCATTTATCACCATGTTTGGTTCTCTTTTTTATTCCGTTTAATTTATCATTATTTAATCTGCGATAAATTGTACGTCTTGAAACGTTTAAACGATTTGCAGCCTCATCGACACTAACTGTATATTTATCTTCCGACATATGTTATCCCCTCTCTATTCATTTACATATATTTACATAATATGTATATTAATATATTTTATATGTCAATATTAAAACTCCTGCTTAGCTTTGACATTAATTTCTCTAACTGACTAATGACACATCAACTAGAAGTCATAAAAATGATTTAGATAAGTACTAACTTAAAATAGAAATTACAATTTCTTGAATTATCTTAAAAAGTAACATATTGCATAGAAAAAATTTCACATATTAACAAATTACTTATCAATGAATAAAATGTATTAACTAAATTGTCATGTGTAGGGAGGTGAAATGAATGACAGAAGAAGAAATGGAGAAAATAGAGTTTGATATAGATTATCATCCTGAATATAGGCTTGCCCAAGCTTATATTCCTTTTCAAATTTATGAAGAACATTATGAACCCCAGGAAGCATTAAAGAAAGGAACATTATTTCCGGAACTGTATCATCCTTACCGACAGGAAAAATATTAATTTTAATAAGGAGGTGTAAATATGTCTGAAAAACAGCTTAAATATCTAAAAAAAATCATGGCCCTGAAATTTGTTGTTCTTGAGTTAGGTTTATATTTAAATACTCACCCTTGTGATGAAGTAGCTCTAGAAGATCACCAAAGATATGCTTGTAAACTTAAAGATTTAAAAAGAAATTATCAACAGGAGTATGGTCCTATTATTTCTGATTGTTGCTATAAACAATCCCCATGGCAAGCTGAATGTAAAGAAAATTATTATTGGAAATATACAGAAACTGAATGGCCATGGCAGATTAATTATTAATTAGAAGGAGGGAAACTTATGTGGAGTTATGAAAAGATACTTCAATATCCGGTTAAAGTAAAAAAGAATGATTTAGAAATGGCTAAATATCTTTATGCTCAATATGGTGGGCCAGATAGTGAATTGTCAGCAGGAATTAGATATTTAACACAGCGATATACTATTCCAACTGATGAGGCTAAAGCTACTTTGACAAATATCGGCACAGAAGAATTAGCTCATTGGGAAGTACTTGGTGCCTTAATTTATAAATTAACTGAAGGAGTGCCAGTTCAAGAACTACGAAAAGCAGGTCTTGGTGCACATTATGCTGAACATGGTCGGGCCTTATATCCTCATGATGCTGCAGGGGTACCCTGGACAGCTGCTTTTATTCAATCACATGAAGATCCAATTGCTACTTTACATGAAAATCTAGCTGCAGAAGAAAAAGCTCGCGCCACTTATGAAAATTTAATTAATCTCAGTAATGATCCAGGAATAATAGATACTCTAAGCTTTCTAAGACAACGAGAAGTAGTTCATTTTCAACGTTTTGGAGAAACTTTAGATATAGTTAGAGATTATCTAAAAGATCATGAGTATAAAAATGGCAAATGTTATTAACAATAAAGGAGATCCTGCAGATTGCAGGGTCTTTACATATCATCACGGGGAACTTCTGGAGGTTCGGGAGGAAGACCTCCTTCTTCATTGGAAGGGCGTTGAGGCGAATGAACAACAGTAATACTATTAAGAAGGATTTCTATTTCTTCTGTCTTTTCACCATCATCTATCTTTTTTCTCAGTTCTGCTCGAGGAACGAAAACGGAAACTTCATGAGGTTTGTCATATGCAAAG
The window above is part of the Sporohalobacter salinus genome. Proteins encoded here:
- a CDS encoding spore coat associated protein CotJA, coding for MTEEEMEKIEFDIDYHPEYRLAQAYIPFQIYEEHYEPQEALKKGTLFPELYHPYRQEKY
- a CDS encoding manganese catalase family protein encodes the protein MWSYEKILQYPVKVKKNDLEMAKYLYAQYGGPDSELSAGIRYLTQRYTIPTDEAKATLTNIGTEELAHWEVLGALIYKLTEGVPVQELRKAGLGAHYAEHGRALYPHDAAGVPWTAAFIQSHEDPIATLHENLAAEEKARATYENLINLSNDPGIIDTLSFLRQREVVHFQRFGETLDIVRDYLKDHEYKNGKCY
- a CDS encoding spore coat protein CotJB → MSEKQLKYLKKIMALKFVVLELGLYLNTHPCDEVALEDHQRYACKLKDLKRNYQQEYGPIISDCCYKQSPWQAECKENYYWKYTETEWPWQINY
- a CDS encoding helix-turn-helix domain-containing protein → MSEDKYTVSVDEAANRLNVSRRTIYRRLNNDKLNGIKKRTKHGDKWFISENEFSDQAEVIQEVVETERKMDINDLKQEIKEVFLETQKEIIKKTISKQREVIKNEIKKETEKLDDTVNDGLNQVKKSVEETVASIPKTIKEEQKEHRHWINQRDRKLMRNIRRMQKKQKREDKKEQGVWHKLIEVFK
- a CDS encoding ParA family protein; this translates as MNIISIVNQKGGVAKTTTAINLASSLVELNKKVLVVDMDPQANMTQGLGFENNNKTTVYEILTNKLALNEGIYSTDINGLDIVASDIKLANAELELSGELGRETLLRESLQKSENLDYDYIIIDCNPSLGLLTVNALVACRETIIPVEPSIFSLEGIEQLINVIKTIKRKLNERLNIKSVLLTRVDGRTNIADEFLNELKNIFGNKVFDTIIHQNVKIAEAQTKSTPINIYDKNARGAKEYKSLAKELINFESN